In Mycolicibacterium aubagnense, the DNA window AATCTTTCGCAGAATCCACACTGCCGGGAAGTACGGACCGAATTGGAACATGACGTAGCCGAGAACGATGAAGGGTTCGACCGTCGGCGACAGCGACACCCAGGGCCAGTCCTCGGGCCAGTGCCACAGCGCCGGGTTGTAGACCGCGTACGGCGACCAGTTCATGTACGGGTCCTGCCACACGATCGCCGTGGTGATGAAGGCCATCAGCACGATCGGGCTACCCGGGTTGCGCCGCCACCCCCAGACGCAGACACCGATCAGCGCGGGCACCGAGAAGATCGTGAAGACCTCCCAGACGGTGATCCAGTGGCTGAAACCGAACAGGAAGTCGACGGGCCGGGGCGCGCCCTCCACATTGGGATTGCGGATGCGCGGCGACACCGCTCCCCTGCGGGCGTAGTGGCCGACAATCGCGACGAGCGCGACGATGACCACCGACCACACCCACGGCCAGGGTGAACGACTCTGCCGCGGAGCGGGTTTGGCTTCCAGTGCGGTCATGCGTCACTCCTCGCCGAAGCGGTCGACCAGATGCGAATTGATGCCGTCGGCATCGAGTTGCCGCGCGACGAGATAGCCGGCGCCCATCCAGGCACGGCGGGTCCACCTGCCGAATGACACGCGGGTGCCCGGCGCGCCGGCAGCGGCGGGCATCATCTTGACCCGTTCCAGCGCCTCTTTGACGCCGCGGGGGCTCAGCGGGTGCGCATCGGTGAAGGCCCGCAGCAAGGCGGTGGCGACGTCGCGGTTGACGACGGGAACGCAGTATTGCGGGCGCCGCCCGTATTCCTTCTCGTACTCGTCGAGGAATCGCTGCCCGACGGAGTTGGCTTCGTCGTACTGGTCGACGCCGGTCCATCCCATGAACGCCTGCCACATCACGGGGTTGATCCAGGCGTTCTGGAAGGCGGTGCTGGTGTACCGCGGTGGGTCCCAGTCGAGGGCCTGCAGCGCCGCGTTGAGGAACACGATCCCGAAACCGAAACCGCAGTGCACCAACGCATCCGGCCTCGCGTCGGACATGGCCTTGACGACCTCGTTGATGTTCTGTGCCGTCTGCGCGATCTTCGCTTCGGCGACGATGCGAATGCCCTTGCGCTGACAGGCATTCCGGAAGTGCTTCAGATAGGTGTCGCCGACCAGCGAGTGCTCGATGAGCACACCCACTTCGCGGTGCCCGGCCTTGGCCAGCAGGTCGGCCCAGAAGATCGGCTCGTCGGTGAGCGAACCCTGGGGAAACGAGAACGTCCATTCGCCCAGCCAGTCGTCACTGCCGCTGACGCTGATAGCCGGAATCCGGAAACGCTCCTCGATGGCCTCGCGGGTGGGAACCGCGTTGTCGGAGATGTGCGGCCCGAAAACCGCCAGACATCCTTCGTCGACGAGTTCACCGAACGCGTCGATGACGGCCTTGACGGTACCTTTCGGCAGGCCTTCGACCTCCTTGTAGACGATCTCGACCGGGCGGTCGATGATGCCCTCGGCCAGGGCCGTTTTGAACACGAGCTCGAAGGACCGTGAGAGGTCGTCCTTCATCTCCTTCGGGTACACGTCCGGCAGCCGGAAATCCATCAGGTAGCCCAATTTGATGGGCTGCGCAGTGCTCTCGTAAGACATGCCACCTCCGTTGGTACCTGCCAGGAGAGATGAAACCTAATATTTGTTCTGAACCTAGCTGAGCACTCGCTCAGCGTCAATCATCGCGGTGACGCGTGGGTCAGTCCCGCAGGTAGACGTCGATCATCTCGTCGAGACCCCGGCCCACAATCGGATCGTCGGTGAGTGGACCGGCGATGGCCGCGCGGGCAGCCTCCGGCGCGCTCAGCCCCTCGGCGATCAACCGTCCGGCGGCGATGAGCACCCGGGTCGAGGCCACCTCCCGCAGGCCGGCAGTCTCCAAGCGGCGTATCGCGTGCGCGAACGACACCAGGCGGGCCGCGGCATCACTGCCCACCCCAGCCTCGTGCGCGACGATTTTCTCCTCGACTTCGCCTGCGGGGAAATCGAATTCGATGGCGACCAGCCGTTGCCGGGTCGAGTCCTTCAAGTCTTTCAACACACTCTGATAGCCCGGGTTGTAGGACACCACCAGACCAAAACCCGGGGCGGCATCGAGCGTGATGCCGAGCCTCTCGATGGGCAGCTGCCTGCGATGATCAGCCAGCGGGTGCAGCACCACGGTCGTGTCCTGCCTCGCTTCGACCACCTCGTCGAGATAACAGATGGCGCCCTCCCGGACGGCCCGGGTCAGCGGGCCGTCGACCCACTCGGTCTCACCACCCCGCAACAGGAATCGTCCGACGAGGTCGGCCGTGGTCAGGTCGTCGTGGCACGACACCGTGATCAGCGGGCGACCCAGGTCGTAGGCCATGGCCTCGACGAAACGAGTCTTACCGCAACCGGTCGGCCCTTTCAGCACTATCGAAAGCCCCTGCCGGAAGGCCGCTTTGAATACCTGCTCCTC includes these proteins:
- a CDS encoding ABC transporter substrate-binding protein, which gives rise to MSYESTAQPIKLGYLMDFRLPDVYPKEMKDDLSRSFELVFKTALAEGIIDRPVEIVYKEVEGLPKGTVKAVIDAFGELVDEGCLAVFGPHISDNAVPTREAIEERFRIPAISVSGSDDWLGEWTFSFPQGSLTDEPIFWADLLAKAGHREVGVLIEHSLVGDTYLKHFRNACQRKGIRIVAEAKIAQTAQNINEVVKAMSDARPDALVHCGFGFGIVFLNAALQALDWDPPRYTSTAFQNAWINPVMWQAFMGWTGVDQYDEANSVGQRFLDEYEKEYGRRPQYCVPVVNRDVATALLRAFTDAHPLSPRGVKEALERVKMMPAAAGAPGTRVSFGRWTRRAWMGAGYLVARQLDADGINSHLVDRFGEE
- a CDS encoding CbbQ/NirQ/NorQ/GpvN family protein, yielding MTAGARPYYVVVGNEEQVFKAAFRQGLSIVLKGPTGCGKTRFVEAMAYDLGRPLITVSCHDDLTTADLVGRFLLRGGETEWVDGPLTRAVREGAICYLDEVVEARQDTTVVLHPLADHRRQLPIERLGITLDAAPGFGLVVSYNPGYQSVLKDLKDSTRQRLVAIEFDFPAGEVEEKIVAHEAGVGSDAAARLVSFAHAIRRLETAGLREVASTRVLIAAGRLIAEGLSAPEAARAAIAGPLTDDPIVGRGLDEMIDVYLRD